Genomic DNA from Prunus persica cultivar Lovell chromosome G1, Prunus_persica_NCBIv2, whole genome shotgun sequence:
CTTGGAGCAAAAAGGCATGCTATTAGATTATATATTTTAGACTTCTCAGCCAAGAAAGCTTGATGAGAGATAAGGTTTTGGAGGGTGAATtagcagagaaagaaagaaggaaaaaaaaaaaaaaaaaagaacggCTACATAACGAAAAAGCAGAGAAAAGaataaggaaaaacaaaaacaaactgCTACAGCAAGTTAAGTTTTCCGTTAATAGAATTAGGGCATTTTTATTATGAGTAAAttaggtttttgttttaaggATGTGTAGGGGTCTTTTTATTTCAGCAGCTTGACGAATGGGCTTGGGCTgccgaaaaaagaaacatgtgAAATTACCCCATGTGCCTGAGTTCAAAGATCATACCCCaagaatgcttcgaaagggTAGTGAAGCCTTATGAAGCATCTTGGTTATCTTCACCAGCAAAAACAACAACTGCTTACAGGTAGATTCTTAGCTTagcatgagaagcttgtggcatgggagcaaaacaatcatgagtttagcataaacagagagagagctatTAGTTCTTATGAAAGACAGGGGTTCTAAGGGAAAGAGGGAAAGGATTCTAAGAGGGTttgttgaagagagagagatgggggtATAATGGGTGCGTTGAATAGtttccagcagcttgacgaaaacTCTGTCAAGCTGTGGAACGATTTaccagaagagaaaatgagaggaGATGAAGGATAGGGCACGAAATTGCATAGGTTTCAGATATGagagatgaagcttgctctctgaatATGGTTTGAGTGAATTTCCAGTTGCTTGACAAAGCTTGGTCGCACTCTaaatgatggattttgctGGGTATAGGAAGCTCCCTTTTATAGGCACTTAGAATCCTAATTCTATCAATCCTCCATTCCCactttttctttgcttctttctATTCACTCCCTTTTGGTGAAATTTCTTTAACCATAGCAGATGGGTCACAGGCTCTTTGGGGTTTCAAGGTTTTTGTGAGGCTGGACCTTCCCATGAGAATGAGGTGCGACCTGCTTTTCTTCTTGATTTTCCCATTAGAGCTTGCAGAGGAAAAGAGAATGGATAGAGCTTTTGCCTAATGGGTATTCCTCCTACATGTACGAATTTCCTTTGGTTTTGGTGATGGCTTGCATTGGGTTTGTCTTTGGCCATGTGCTGGAGTCTCTCAGCAGCCTGAGCGTACGAACATCTCCTGGTTTTCTATCGTGGTTTCATTTCAAACAATGTGCTGGAgattttttggatattttatAAGCCACTTGAGCTATTTGGGCCTTCCTAAGGTGGTGGGTTAGTATATTAATGGAATGGGCCAACCTCCTTAGTGATGGaccatttttattgaaatgatGAGCTTATTTTTTCTAAAGTATTGggctttttctctcctttatgCTTACCCACgtatttgggctcaagaaatgggctcccaagcagcccaaaacttccatttctcgactcatcaatgggcctcatgaaagCTCGTTACTATTCATatcacaacccactcaagcaagccccaagcatttgctttgcttgggcccacttaagcttgtagtgTGGCTAGGTATGAAATAATGATTTTCTGCTTGGCATGACATTTGGATTGGCGTGTTTGAATTTTATCATCTTTGAAAAGAGACATAATTCTTGACGGAATAATTAGCATAGGCTTGTAGAGCCAGTGCCTTAGGCTCATTTTAATTCGTAGTGTGAtaaattgcatatttatttggcatggcaaGTGGTCGTGGCTTATGAAAGCGTGATGACGAACTTTCGCATGCTCCAAATCgggtcttttcttaataaggcATTGCGTTGGGCTGAGAATTCATTTGGGCCCAACCctgaattttttgggcctcaacaggATGATGTGTATAACTTTAAATTcgttagattaaattttaatgaggtggcagatgaaaaacaaaattaaagcaGATCATAATAGAGAAAATCAAAACAGAGGATCcgaattcaaaataaattatttggtGCGTCTACAGCACCGCTACGTTCTGTTaacaatttaaattttataatataaatgacATAATTAATGTGTCATGAACTTTAAATATCTCACGTTATTTAGACTAGCATTTCCACACGCGCTTTCAAGTTTgtgagaggctttttttaaaaaaaatttaaaatttattttagaattaaaaaagataatgagtagttgtgtttataaaaataggattcattatttgatttttcttttaattttaattttaatttttttaatatgaaaatttgaaattttagaaatttatAGCCGAATTAATTTGTTGGTGAGAATGTAttgattggaatttggaaacATGATAGACTGAAATACCCAGAAAGCCCCTCCAACAGAAGAGCAAGTATTCAAAGGCCCTGCTCACACAAAATCACAAATTGCGCGCCTCCTTCCTAGTTCCTCTTTCAAACAACCTAACGGACGGTCCAGATCTGGTCATCGGCACTCCACAAGTTGCTCGATCCTTAACAGCGCGTCCTTTCCTTATTTAAACCCGGCCTTCCCAATTTCCTCGCATCCCAACTCCTATTTTAGTTTTACCCATTCGTCGTCTTCTTCCTCTCgaaaaagggcaaaaaaaaaacccaaaaccagaGAGCTCTGCTCCACCACGACTGCCACTTTTCCATCTCTCATTTTCGGTAGATTATCTCTCTCTGAAACGAAACGATGTCGTCCCccgagaaggagagagagacccAGGTTTACATGGCCAAGCTCGCCGAGCAGGCCGAGCGTTACGAAGGTCACATTctgatatatattttctcttttgttgatCGATCTTTGAGTCTATGgctgtgtttatatatatgaaaatgttGTTATTTGTCAAAGCTGGCATTGATCGGATTCTGAGTGTTTCAGCATTGCATCGGATCTTACAGTTTTATGATGAATTAACGAACACCTTTGTTTCAGTTTGATATGTAAAATTTTGTTTGCATTGGAGGAAGTTCAAAGTTTTCATTAATTCAGAATTCAAATCTAAAGGAATAGGGAGAAACTGTGTTGAAAAAGAGTGAAATTATTTGGTTAAAATCAATAGTTGGAAATAAGTCAGTTATGAATTTCTTGCTGAAATATCATGTTCAATTAATGATGCAGAAATGGTTGAATGTATGAAGAAAGTTGCAAAACTGGACCTTGAGCTGACCGTGGAGGAGAGGAATCTTCTTTCTGTGGGATACAAAAATGTCATAGGTGCTCGACGGGCCTCTTGGCGAATCATGTCTTCCATTGAGCAGAAGGAAGAGTCTAAGGGGAATGAGCACAATGTCAAACTGATCAAGGGTTACCGCCAGAAGGTGGAGGAGGAACTCTCCAAGATTTGCAATGACATTCTGTCTATCATAGACAAGCACCTGATCCCCTCTTCTACATCTGGAGAGGCCACTGTTTTCTACTACAAAATGTGAGTCATGCTGCCCTAATGGTGTACTCCAATCATTTTAACCAAAGCAACTCAACCAGcccatatttcttttttcttttttttatctcctgttattttgcttttgttaTGTTTATCTATTTGTTTGCATATTcaaaaagggcaaaattgcAAGTAGATATGCTGATAAGTATTTTTCTGCCTCGCATGTAATGGGGTCAGGGAATTTTCTCTGTTTCCTCCTTGGCCCTGCCTAACAGATAGGTTAAAGATTACTCTATCCTTTGGTTCTGTTCGTGTATCCTCCTCCATGTGTGTACTGACATTCATCATGttgtatttgaaattaataaaattttgtcgACTAATATGTAACGGCATGCATGCTTCAGGAAAGGTGACTATTACCGGTACCTTGCTGAGTTCAAGACCGACCAGGACAGAAAAGAGGCAGCTGAGCAGTCACTCAAGGGATACGAGGCATGTTAATTCAACCACTATTAAATTGACACAAATGTGCTTACATATGTTTGATTCTTTACACTCTCTATCATGTGATGTGCTCTCCTATTGCCATCTCCTCTCTCAGGCCGCTTCAGCCACTGCAAACACAGATCTGCCATCAACCCACCCGATCCGTCTTGGTCTAGCCCTCAACTTTTCTGTCTTCTACTATGAGATTATGAATTCTCCTGAGAGGTATTACTTTACATCTGTTGTCATCTTTTgatcattttcatttaaatCAACTCCTGagatgttgttgttgttactGGAAACTTGTAGGGCTTGCCATTTGGCTAAACAAGCATTTGATGAGGCAATTGCAGAGTTGGACACCTTGAGTGAGGAGTCATACAAGGACAGCACCCTTATTATGCAATTGTTGAGAGACAACCTCACTCTCTGGACCTCTGATTTGCCTGAAGATGGAGGTATAGCATACACCTGGATACTTGATTAACatgcattattattttcaCGAAAACGCTTATTTACTGCAAGATCAAATCCTTCTTTAGTTCCAAATGATACAAGTTCCATTCATTTTTGAACTTACTATACAATAGAAAGACTTCGAAAGAC
This window encodes:
- the LOC18793676 gene encoding 14-3-3-like protein GF14 iota, producing MSSPEKERETQVYMAKLAEQAERYEEMVECMKKVAKLDLELTVEERNLLSVGYKNVIGARRASWRIMSSIEQKEESKGNEHNVKLIKGYRQKVEEELSKICNDILSIIDKHLIPSSTSGEATVFYYKMKGDYYRYLAEFKTDQDRKEAAEQSLKGYEAASATANTDLPSTHPIRLGLALNFSVFYYEIMNSPERACHLAKQAFDEAIAELDTLSEESYKDSTLIMQLLRDNLTLWTSDLPEDGGDDNFKGEETKPAEPATAAT